A genomic region of Raphanus sativus cultivar WK10039 chromosome 6, ASM80110v3, whole genome shotgun sequence contains the following coding sequences:
- the LOC108809075 gene encoding polyprenol reductase 2 produces the protein MMIASLVMELGIVWLVRAAWIAAVLPMVIASIPSSKLTSFHQLVLGFAGRGKILHPSSQKWTVPQKYFAHFYVFGAAWTTLLLATTGMYACKTAPLSSEEFHLSDIASHLTGGSHVFSFHKSHLTPVEHRFKVWRAVFLLVLMEIQVLRRLIESFYVFKYSPSARLHILGYLVGLFFYTVAPLSLCVNVAPEVARFAGYQVAEFIAKGKSHTSAAPEFDILSSLSPLMKLGWCQLIGGIIFLWGWLHQRRCHAILGSLRDNPSQAKEYIIPHGDWFEIVSSPHYLAEIVLYTGLLIASGGADITIWLLLGFVVGNLTLAAGETHRWYLRKFENYPANRNAIFPFIY, from the exons ATGATGATTGCTTCGTTAGTTATGGAATTAGGGATTGTTTGGTTGGTTAGAGCCGCTTGGATCGCCGCCGTACTTCCTATGGTGATTGCTTCGATACCCAGTTCAAAGCTGACATCTTTTCATCAACTCGTTCTGGGTTTCGCAGGAAGAGGCAAGATCCTTCATCCCTCGTCTCAG AAGTGGACAGTTCCTCAGAAATACTTTGCTCATTTCTATGTTTTCGGAGCGGCGTGGACCACTCTGCTGCTAGCAACCACTGGGATGTATGCTTGCAAAACAGCACCTTTATCCTCAGAAGAGTTCCACCTTTCCGACATTGCAAGCCACTTAACCGGCGGTTCCCATGTTTTCTCCTTTCATAAATCTCATTTGACCCCTGTGGAGCACCGTTTCAAAGTGTGGCGAGCAGTGTTCTTACTTGTTCTGATGGAAATCCAAGTTCTGAGACGCCTTATTGAGTCATTCTATGTCTTCAAGTATAGCCCTTCTGCTCGGCTTCACATTCTTGGTTACCTCGTCGGATTGTT TTTCTATACAGTAGCGCCTTTATCACTCTGCGTCAATGTAGCACCAGAGGTAGCTAGATTTGCCGGATATCAAGTTGCTGAGTTCATTGCCAAAGGAAAAAGCCACACCTCAGCGGCCCCTGAGTTTGACATATTATCATCTTTAAGCCCTCTGATGAAGCTTGGATGGTGCCAGTTGATTGGTGGCATCATTTTTCTCTGGGGATGGTTACATCAACGCCGCTGTCATGCAATTCTT GGATCGCTCCGGGATAATCCTAGCCAAGCGAAAGAGTACATAATCCCACATGGAGATTGGTTTGAAATCGTCTCTAGTCCACATTATTTGGCAGAAATT GTTTTATATACTGGTTTGCTGATTGCTAGTGGAGGAGCAGATATAACAATCTGGTTACTCCTTGGTTTCGTG GTTGGGAATCTGACACTAGCGGCTGGAGAAACACACCGGTGGTATCTCCGGAAGTTTGAGAACTATCCGGCTAACCGAAATGCCATTTTCccttttatttactaa